Proteins encoded together in one Candidatus Lariskella endosymbiont of Epinotia ramella window:
- a CDS encoding IS5 family transposase (programmed frameshift) has translation MKFENIKDEYAEEFRRLTGIKRGTFEVILSILKEAEAILKSQGGKPNKLALEDRLLMTLEYLREYRTYFHISRSYGISESACYRNIRWIEDTLIKDKRFSLPGRKALLKSDSEYELVLIDATETPIERPKKKQKHFYSGKKRRHTLKTQLIVDKRKKEIICTNFSNGKRHDFRLFKESGVHIHPEIKVLTDTGYQGIDKLHYNSELPKKKTKKRPLSRKDKKKNRQLSSERVLNENVIGMIKRFKIIADRYRNRRKRFGLRFNLLAGIYNFEL, from the exons ATGAAGTTTGAAAACATCAAAGATGAATACGCAGAAGAGTTTCGCAGGCTTACTGGCATTAAACGAGGAACGTTTGAAGTTATACTAAGTATATTAAAAGAAGCTGAAGCTATTTTAAAGTCTCAAGGTGGAAAACCCAATAAATTGGCTTTAGAAGATCGATTACTCATGACGCTTGAGTACTTGCGTGAATACAGGACATATTTTCATATTTCCCGCAGTTATGGAATAAGTGAAAGTGCCTGTTATCGTAATATACGTTGGATTGAAGATACTCTAATTAAAGATAAACGATTTTCACTACCTGGACGTAAAGCATTACTAAAAAGCGATTCTGAATACGAACTTGTGTTAATTGATGCTACTGAAACACCGATAGAACGACCTA AAAAAAAACAGAAGCACTTTTATTCGGGAAAAAAGAGGCGACATACTCTAAAAACTCAGCTTATTGTGGATAAAAGGAAAAAAGAAATCATTTGCACTAATTTTTCTAATGGCAAGCGTCATGATTTCAGGTTATTTAAAGAATCCGGAGTTCACATCCACCCTGAGATTAAAGTTCTTACAGATACTGGTTATCAAGGCATTGATAAGTTGCATTATAATTCAGAGTTACCAAAGAAAAAGACAAAAAAGCGACCACTAAGCAGGAAAGATAAAAAGAAAAATCGTCAATTGTCTAGTGAACGTGTTTTAAATGAAAACGTCATAGGCATGATCAAACGATTTAAAATTATCGCTGATCGTTATAGGAACAGAAGAAAACGATTCGGTTTAAGGTTTAATTTACTTGCTGGTATCTATAACTTTGAGCTTTAA
- a CDS encoding ankyrin repeat domain-containing protein — translation MSKTKISVGNLSHDDLHHAIHEGNISLVEEILQQDNKLNLLYAKKLGQTSLHIATSQDNANIVKIILAAAEDKAQELLSIRDEHGLTALELAIYDNMQEIIKVMLSAEGVDSMKLLQTQQTSSLQSGVAILYTPLHLAASQGSADIVKEMLAVAGDKAIELLKTQDKYGYMPLNIAVAKGDADVVKAMLSVAGDKAIELLKTQDKYGYTPLHIAAAKGDTDVVKAMLSVAGDILKTQGKYGYTPLHTAVAKGDADVVKAMLSAAGDKAIELLKTQNKYDDTPLHTAVAGDQAIELLKTQNKYGYTPLRTAVAKGNAEIVKAMLSTAGDQAIELLKTQNKYDDTPLRTAVAKGDAEIVKAMLSAAGDKAIELLKTQNKYDDTPLHTAVAGDQAIELLKTQNKYGDTPLRTAVAKEDADVVKAIVSATDDKAAALLEIKDKDGKAPLRMAIEKGYTNIVETTQEQTDTINLFYTSDHSAQIEQAILYNTQPQSQDNARSILDEQEHYDDSNVLLHYDL, via the coding sequence ATGTCTAAGACAAAAATAAGCGTCGGTAATTTAAGTCACGATGACCTGCATCATGCAATTCACGAAGGTAATATTTCGCTAGTAGAAGAAATATTGCAACAGGATAATAAGCTAAACTTATTGTATGCAAAGAAATTAGGTCAAACATCACTTCATATCGCTACTTCGCAAGACAACGCTAATATTGTTAAAATAATACTTGCCGCAGCTGAGGATAAAGCTCAAGAGCTTTTATCAATTAGAGATGAGCATGGATTGACCGCGCTTGAACTTGCAATTTATGATAACATGCAGGAGATTATTAAGGTGATGCTTTCAGCAGAAGGCGTAGATTCAATGAAATTATTACAAACACAACAGACATCGTCATTACAGTCTGGTGTTGCCATACTTTATACGCCACTTCATTTGGCTGCTTCGCAAGGCAGCGCTGATATTGTAAAAGAAATGCTTGCTGTAGCTGGCGATAAAGCTATAGAACTTTTAAAAACACAAGATAAATATGGTTATATGCCGCTTAATATTGCTGTAGCAAAAGGGGATGCTGATGTTGTTAAGGCAATGCTTTCTGTAGCTGGCGATAAAGCTATAGAACTTTTAAAAACACAAGATAAATATGGTTATACGCCGCTTCATATTGCTGCAGCAAAAGGGGATACTGATGTTGTTAAGGCAATGCTTTCTGTAGCTGGCGATATTTTAAAAACACAAGGTAAATATGGTTATACGCCGCTTCATACTGCTGTAGCAAAAGGGGATGCTGATGTTGTTAAGGCAATGCTTTCTGCAGCTGGCGATAAAGCTATAGAACTTTTAAAAACACAAAATAAATATGATGATACGCCGCTTCATACTGCTGTAGCTGGTGATCAAGCTATAGAACTTTTAAAAACACAAAATAAATATGGTTATACGCCGCTTCGTACTGCTGTAGCGAAAGGGAATGCTGAGATTGTTAAGGCAATGCTTTCTACAGCTGGTGATCAAGCTATAGAACTTTTAAAAACACAAAATAAATATGATGATACGCCGCTTCGTACTGCTGTAGCAAAAGGGGATGCTGAGATTGTTAAGGCAATGCTTTCTGCAGCTGGCGATAAAGCTATAGAACTTTTAAAAACACAAAATAAATATGATGATACGCCGCTTCATACTGCTGTAGCTGGTGATCAAGCTATAGAACTTTTAAAAACACAAAATAAATATGGTGATACGCCGCTTCGTACTGCTGTAGCAAAAGAGGATGCTGATGTTGTTAAAGCAATAGTTTCTGCGACTGATGATAAAGCTGCGGCGCTTTTAGAAATAAAGGATAAAGACGGCAAGGCACCGCTTCGTATGGCCATAGAAAAAGGTTACACTAACATTGTTGAAACAACACAGGAGCAAACAGACACTATTAATCTGTTCTACACATCTGATCACAGTGCGCAAATTGAACAAGCAATTTTGTATAACACACAACCACAATCGCAAGATAATGCGCGTTCAATTCTTGATGAACAAGAGCATTATGATGATAGCAACGTGTTGCTTCATTATGATCTGTAA
- the lgt gene encoding prolipoprotein diacylglyceryl transferase, whose product MLLFPNIDPIMFTVGPLEIRWYGFAYMISFIIGYYFVKMLSRKYNYEDLTTSVLDSLATYCVLGVIIGGRVGYVIIYMPTIIVENPINILKTWDGGMSFHGGLIGIIIALYIISKIHKLNFFHITDLIACTAPIGLFFGRIANFINAELYGRISDVPWAVVFPGTSGAPRHPSQIYEALLEGVVLFFLLNLCFSYKAIRDRSGLTSGIFLILYALARSIVENYREPDSHIGFILENFTMGQLVTFPMFIIGGYIIWKNLLLKHKM is encoded by the coding sequence ATGCTTCTCTTTCCAAATATAGATCCTATAATGTTTACAGTTGGTCCGCTGGAGATAAGGTGGTACGGCTTTGCATACATGATTAGTTTTATAATCGGATATTATTTTGTAAAAATGCTAAGCCGCAAATATAATTACGAAGATTTAACTACGAGTGTTCTTGATAGCTTAGCTACGTATTGTGTACTGGGTGTTATAATAGGAGGCAGGGTTGGTTATGTTATAATATATATGCCAACTATTATAGTGGAAAATCCAATTAATATATTAAAAACGTGGGATGGCGGTATGTCATTTCATGGTGGTCTTATCGGAATCATTATTGCACTTTATATAATTTCCAAAATACATAAACTAAATTTTTTTCATATAACGGATTTGATAGCTTGCACTGCACCAATTGGTCTTTTTTTTGGTCGTATAGCAAATTTTATCAACGCGGAGTTATATGGCCGAATCTCGGATGTTCCATGGGCGGTAGTTTTTCCAGGAACTAGCGGAGCTCCAAGACACCCTAGCCAGATATACGAAGCGCTTTTGGAAGGAGTGGTATTGTTTTTCCTGTTAAACCTTTGCTTTTCTTATAAAGCTATCAGAGATAGGAGTGGTTTAACATCTGGAATTTTTTTAATATTATATGCTTTAGCGAGAAGTATAGTGGAAAATTATAGAGAGCCAGACTCTCACATAGGATTCATACTAGAAAACTTTACTATGGGGCAGCTAGTTACATTTCCAATGTTTATTATAGGTGGATATATAATTTGGAAGAATCTACTTTTGAAACACAAAATGTAG
- the thiD gene encoding bifunctional hydroxymethylpyrimidine kinase/phosphomethylpyrimidine kinase, with protein sequence MKYKCLSIAGFDCSGGAGIQADLKTFAAFGCYGMSILTAMPIQNTCGVNTCFSIPPQSISAQLEVLFEDIIPDSIKIGMLFSSEVIEIVTEFLKQFAKNIPIVLDPVMVARSGDTLLRDTAIDIMKRKLIPLVTVVTPNLQEAYVLAERVDDMESIARDVLMLGPQAVLLKGGRLDSDDSSDLLLERSGNKTWLTGVRVKSNNIHGAGCTLSSAICACLSLGFPVQEACRVAKKYLSEAIEASAEYKIGKGNGPVHHFYHIWPTIHKIYSDNKSQIDNNVSSIYTKNIEKFRRG encoded by the coding sequence ATGAAGTACAAATGTTTATCAATTGCCGGATTTGATTGTTCTGGAGGAGCGGGGATTCAAGCAGATCTCAAAACCTTTGCTGCATTTGGTTGTTACGGAATGAGTATTCTCACAGCTATGCCTATACAAAATACATGTGGTGTGAATACTTGCTTTAGTATTCCACCACAAAGTATATCTGCACAGCTTGAAGTACTATTTGAAGATATCATCCCAGACAGCATTAAGATAGGTATGTTATTCTCATCGGAAGTAATTGAAATAGTGACTGAGTTTTTAAAACAATTTGCAAAAAATATTCCTATAGTCCTCGACCCTGTAATGGTTGCAAGAAGTGGAGATACCTTGCTTAGAGACACAGCTATAGATATAATGAAGCGTAAGTTAATACCGCTTGTAACAGTAGTTACTCCAAATCTTCAGGAAGCATACGTGCTTGCAGAAAGAGTTGATGATATGGAATCTATTGCAAGAGATGTTTTGATGCTTGGACCACAGGCGGTGCTTCTGAAAGGAGGGCGTTTAGATAGTGATGATTCTAGTGATCTACTATTGGAAAGAAGTGGAAATAAAACTTGGTTAACAGGAGTAAGAGTAAAATCTAACAATATACACGGAGCAGGATGTACGCTCTCATCTGCAATTTGTGCTTGTTTATCTTTGGGGTTTCCAGTACAAGAAGCATGTAGAGTAGCCAAGAAATATCTCTCGGAAGCTATAGAAGCTTCTGCAGAATATAAAATTGGCAAGGGAAACGGTCCAGTTCATCATTTTTATCATATTTGGCCTACTATACACAAAATATATAGCGATAATAAAAGCCAAATAGATAATAATGTAAGTTCAATATATACAAAGAATATAGAAAAATTTAGAAGAGGATGA
- the thiL gene encoding thiamine-phosphate kinase produces MLSEASIIKFFKNEFPDYIGDDAAVIQFSENESYVITKDLFIEDVHFRIRYHDAANVGHKALHVNLSDIAAMGASPMYAMLGIALPVHYALYADTFIIGFAKACKASNVILIGGDTTRSAERMSISVTLIGKAPESNIKLRSTAKIGDVICVIGNLGYAHIGLHYLEKHEPGFDNFKEAFLRPIARVAEGKFLGQMQHITSMMDISDGLYLDLNKLCKSSGVGAQIDLDKLHYEKEFKAACKSLGMECTKTQLIGGEDYGLLFTVSASEYKEMAQKFCLSFGYTPIIIGEIIKDNCVKFIHKNVSRSLQLQPFYHFGEIV; encoded by the coding sequence ATGTTGAGCGAAGCTAGTATAATAAAATTTTTCAAAAATGAGTTTCCAGATTATATTGGAGACGATGCGGCAGTAATACAATTTTCAGAAAATGAAAGTTATGTCATTACTAAAGATTTATTCATAGAAGATGTTCATTTCAGGATTAGATATCACGATGCAGCAAACGTAGGTCATAAAGCATTGCACGTTAATTTAAGCGACATAGCAGCAATGGGAGCATCTCCAATGTATGCTATGCTTGGAATAGCTCTTCCTGTACACTATGCACTATACGCAGATACATTCATAATAGGATTTGCAAAAGCATGCAAAGCTTCAAACGTTATTTTAATCGGTGGAGATACGACAAGATCTGCTGAGAGAATGTCTATTAGTGTTACGTTAATTGGTAAAGCTCCAGAATCTAATATTAAACTTCGCAGCACAGCAAAAATAGGTGATGTTATATGCGTTATTGGAAATTTAGGATATGCACATATAGGATTACATTATCTTGAAAAACATGAGCCAGGTTTTGACAATTTTAAAGAGGCATTCTTAAGACCAATTGCTCGTGTTGCAGAAGGAAAGTTTTTAGGACAGATGCAACACATAACAAGTATGATGGATATATCAGATGGTTTATACCTTGATTTAAACAAGCTATGCAAAAGTTCAGGTGTTGGAGCACAAATAGATTTGGATAAATTGCATTATGAAAAGGAGTTTAAGGCTGCTTGTAAGAGCTTAGGAATGGAATGTACTAAAACTCAACTAATAGGTGGAGAAGATTATGGTCTATTATTTACCGTATCTGCCTCTGAATATAAAGAAATGGCGCAAAAATTTTGTTTAAGTTTTGGCTATACTCCTATAATCATAGGGGAAATTATAAAAGATAATTGTGTAAAATTTATACACAAAAATGTTAGTAGATCACTTCAATTACAGCCTTTTTACCACTTTGGGGAAATAGTATGA
- the thiM gene encoding hydroxyethylthiazole kinase produces the protein MLEKVKNAVEQIKKRKPLILCLTNYVSVDFVANSLLALGASPIMSCDSGEIVELVKISSAININIGTLNQDFIKMADVAAEASKDYNKPLVLDPVGAGASLVRTKNAVKFAKYSDIIRGNASEIIALFHGIKDNSNQDDQQNKKILGVDSVHQVSDATDIAKHLVTSLKCCVAISGKEDFIIDETRSELIVSGEDIMQLITGMGCAVTAVIAAFKTVIEDRFEATKIAMLYFGLCANLAYVKSQKPGIFKTHFIDEIYGGDFEDMRRFYVERS, from the coding sequence ATGTTAGAAAAAGTTAAGAATGCAGTAGAGCAAATTAAGAAAAGAAAACCATTGATTTTATGTCTTACAAATTATGTATCAGTAGATTTTGTCGCAAATTCACTGCTAGCACTTGGAGCATCGCCAATAATGTCGTGTGATAGTGGCGAGATTGTGGAATTAGTAAAAATCAGCAGCGCAATTAACATTAACATTGGAACTTTAAATCAAGATTTCATAAAGATGGCAGATGTTGCTGCAGAAGCAAGTAAAGATTATAATAAGCCACTAGTGCTGGATCCAGTAGGAGCGGGAGCAAGTTTAGTTAGAACTAAAAACGCAGTAAAGTTTGCGAAATACTCTGATATAATTCGTGGGAACGCCAGTGAGATAATAGCATTATTTCATGGTATAAAAGACAACTCTAATCAGGACGATCAACAAAATAAAAAAATACTTGGAGTAGATTCAGTCCATCAGGTTTCCGATGCGACTGATATAGCAAAGCATCTTGTAACTTCTCTTAAGTGCTGTGTTGCTATCAGTGGAAAAGAAGATTTTATTATAGATGAAACAAGGTCTGAACTTATAGTATCAGGAGAAGATATAATGCAACTCATAACAGGCATGGGTTGTGCAGTGACAGCTGTCATAGCCGCATTTAAGACAGTTATAGAAGATCGATTCGAAGCAACTAAGATTGCAATGTTATACTTTGGGCTTTGCGCAAATTTAGCGTATGTCAAGTCACAAAAGCCAGGAATTTTTAAAACACATTTTATAGATGAAATATACGGCGGAGATTTTGAAGATATGAGGCGATTTTATGTTGAGCGAAGCTAG
- the thiE gene encoding thiamine phosphate synthase → MKDNFLRLVLVTNKTVQGINEYLRFIELCIESGVSSIQLREKSWDDESFRFAESVQEILERYKIPLIINDRVDITQRIGASGVHLGQTDCEPKLARNILGEDKIIGLSVGSVAELEVANNMPIDYIGVGAIFETKTKPDVAHVIGIEQLKKLKVASKHKIVAIGGIAEHNAGDVIATGVDGIAVISAIHSSGNPKKTIESLLNLINMNQQNIC, encoded by the coding sequence ATGAAAGACAATTTCCTGAGGTTGGTTCTGGTAACTAATAAAACTGTACAAGGTATAAACGAATACTTACGCTTCATAGAACTATGCATAGAATCAGGAGTATCTTCTATACAATTGAGAGAAAAGAGTTGGGATGATGAGTCATTTAGATTCGCAGAATCAGTACAGGAGATTTTAGAAAGATATAAGATACCGCTTATTATAAATGATAGAGTTGATATAACACAAAGAATAGGAGCATCAGGTGTACACTTAGGACAAACTGATTGCGAACCTAAACTTGCTCGAAACATTTTGGGAGAGGATAAAATCATAGGATTATCTGTAGGTTCAGTAGCAGAGCTAGAAGTTGCGAATAACATGCCTATAGATTATATAGGAGTCGGCGCAATTTTTGAGACAAAAACTAAGCCAGATGTAGCTCATGTCATAGGGATTGAGCAATTGAAAAAATTGAAAGTTGCTTCCAAGCACAAGATAGTTGCAATAGGCGGAATTGCAGAGCATAACGCAGGAGATGTCATCGCAACTGGTGTTGATGGAATTGCTGTGATTAGTGCTATACACTCGTCAGGTAATCCTAAAAAAACTATTGAAAGCTTATTAAATTTAATCAATATGAATCAGCAAAATATATGTTAG
- a CDS encoding queuosine precursor transporter, with protein sequence MIDKIYVSLCTIFSILVVLSNLVYQKFVVLNLWTYHTFELSAGAILYPTAFLITDLITEFFDKQKAKFCVTLGICINIMVAFIILGVDLLPATSWSMIDTTTFHSIFAAYTWTFIGSTLACYISQILDVMIYIKIRKTTDGKYVWLRSCLSTGISLFIDTMIVMVFFMLFGVMPREQVLKVIMHSYMFKLLFVVLSMPAFCGAVYWIKWIIRNDKDKLSEIVA encoded by the coding sequence ATGATTGATAAAATATATGTATCGCTTTGTACAATATTTTCGATACTTGTTGTACTAAGCAATTTAGTGTATCAAAAATTTGTAGTATTGAACTTATGGACTTATCACACATTTGAGTTGTCTGCTGGTGCAATATTGTATCCAACAGCTTTTTTAATAACTGATTTGATAACTGAGTTTTTTGATAAACAGAAAGCAAAATTCTGTGTCACGCTAGGCATTTGTATTAATATTATGGTTGCTTTTATCATACTAGGTGTAGATCTTCTTCCAGCAACTAGTTGGTCCATGATCGATACTACTACTTTTCATAGTATATTTGCTGCATATACCTGGACATTTATAGGATCAACTTTGGCATGTTACATATCTCAGATATTGGATGTCATGATATACATAAAGATCCGAAAAACTACGGATGGAAAATATGTTTGGTTGAGAAGTTGCTTGAGTACAGGAATTTCATTGTTCATAGATACTATGATTGTAATGGTATTTTTTATGCTATTTGGTGTAATGCCAAGAGAACAAGTGCTAAAAGTCATAATGCATAGCTATATGTTTAAATTATTATTTGTAGTACTAAGCATGCCTGCTTTCTGTGGAGCAGTTTACTGGATTAAGTGGATTATTAGAAATGATAAAGATAAGTTATCTGAAATAGTTGCATAA
- a CDS encoding BolA/IbaG family iron-sulfur metabolism protein, translating into MAFSRDYLIRLLVKNFPDAEIELEDVVGDQNHFELRIRSAQFNGMPRVAQHKAVYKALQEPFSEGLHALVLKTEPKL; encoded by the coding sequence ATGGCATTTTCTAGAGACTATCTTATAAGATTATTAGTAAAAAACTTTCCTGATGCAGAAATTGAACTTGAAGATGTGGTTGGAGATCAAAATCATTTCGAACTTCGTATAAGATCTGCTCAATTTAATGGAATGCCGAGAGTAGCTCAGCATAAAGCAGTTTATAAAGCTCTGCAAGAACCATTTTCTGAAGGCTTGCATGCTCTAGTATTAAAAACTGAGCCTAAGCTTTAA
- the efp gene encoding elongation factor P: MKIDSNSIRVGNIIEYNGKLWVVAKTMHTQPGKGGAYVQVEMKDIDGKIKNNVRFRSSEFVEKVHLETYDFQYLYIDGDSIWIMSIESYEQINIPISMVGEQLPFLIDGLILAVDFYQGKPVVVRLPDTIIAEIRECEPVVKGQTATSSYKPAVLDNGVRVMVPQFLNQGDKVVIKTESREYVERA; the protein is encoded by the coding sequence ATGAAGATAGATTCAAATAGTATAAGAGTAGGAAATATAATTGAATATAATGGAAAACTTTGGGTTGTAGCAAAGACTATGCATACTCAGCCTGGTAAGGGTGGTGCTTATGTACAAGTTGAGATGAAAGATATAGATGGAAAAATTAAAAACAACGTACGCTTTAGAAGTAGCGAGTTTGTTGAAAAAGTACATCTTGAAACGTATGACTTTCAATATCTCTATATAGATGGTGATTCAATATGGATTATGAGTATTGAAAGCTATGAGCAAATAAATATTCCAATTTCGATGGTTGGTGAACAACTTCCGTTTCTTATAGATGGGTTAATTTTGGCTGTTGATTTTTATCAAGGAAAACCTGTAGTAGTTAGGTTACCAGATACAATAATTGCAGAGATTAGAGAATGTGAGCCTGTTGTTAAAGGACAGACTGCTACATCTTCATATAAACCAGCAGTGCTAGATAACGGGGTAAGAGTTATGGTGCCACAATTTTTGAATCAAGGTGATAAAGTGGTGATAAAAACTGAGAGTAGAGAATATGTTGAAAGAGCATAA
- a CDS encoding response regulator: MNKNLRLSILIVEDEKSFATVIAYNLQKEGYNVNIINDGEEALQWVYSSKPDLILLDWVLPSKHGIEVCRALRANPDTANIPIIMISARDQDLDKVAGLDRGADDYLTKPFSPIELIARIKAVLRRIRPAIAEKTLQFNGIVMDLNTYAVTCNSIEVKLAPIEFQILQILMENPGNVFSRNELIEKIWGIEVVVDPRTVDVHMTRLRKALFKACGKECIKTVRLVGYKLQPPDKK, encoded by the coding sequence ATGAATAAAAATTTAAGGCTTTCAATACTGATAGTAGAAGATGAAAAATCATTTGCTACAGTAATAGCGTATAATCTACAGAAGGAGGGATATAACGTAAATATCATAAACGATGGAGAGGAAGCCTTGCAGTGGGTATACTCTTCAAAACCTGATCTAATTTTGTTAGACTGGGTGCTACCTTCTAAGCATGGAATAGAAGTTTGTAGGGCTCTTAGGGCAAATCCGGACACTGCAAATATTCCAATTATCATGATATCTGCAAGGGATCAAGATCTAGATAAAGTGGCAGGACTTGATAGAGGTGCTGATGATTATCTAACAAAACCTTTTTCTCCTATAGAACTAATAGCGAGGATTAAAGCTGTACTAAGAAGGATAAGACCAGCGATTGCAGAAAAAACTTTACAGTTCAACGGCATAGTTATGGATTTGAATACATATGCTGTGACTTGCAATAGTATTGAAGTAAAACTTGCACCAATAGAATTTCAAATATTGCAAATTCTTATGGAAAATCCAGGAAATGTATTCTCTAGAAATGAACTAATAGAAAAAATCTGGGGTATAGAAGTAGTAGTAGATCCAAGAACTGTTGATGTACATATGACAAGATTACGTAAAGCTTTATTTAAAGCGTGCGGGAAAGAATGTATTAAGACTGTAAGACTTGTTGGTTATAAATTGCAACCTCCAGATAAAAAATAA